Within Candidatus Polarisedimenticolia bacterium, the genomic segment GGAGACGAGCGATTTTGATCTCGGTATTCCGACCCTGAACCAGTGGGGAATGGCGCTGGTGGTCATTCTGCTCCTGGCGTCGAGCTATTGGCTGCTTCGCCGCAGGCGGCTGTCCCGGGAGTAGGACCGCAAGAAGCGAATCGGCACCGAGCCGAGAGATGCATCCCTCGGCTCGTGTCCGATCCGATGAGCCGCTTCGAAAGGAGACCGGCAACCGGTTCCGCCGCGCGGAAGAATCCGTACGCTGACAAGCGGATGAGGTTCGGAAAGCGCCCTATTCCCACTCGATCGTGGAAGGGGGTTTGGAGGAGACGTCGTAGACGACGCGGTTGATGCCGCGCACCTCGTTCACGATGCGGGTCGAAACCGCCGCGAGAAAATCGTGCGGCAGGCGGGCCCAGTCGGCGGTCATGAAGTCATCGGTCGTGACCGCCCGCAGGGCGCAGACGTTCTCGTAGGTCCGGTAGTCTCCCATCACGCCGACGCTCTTCACGGGGAGCAGGACGGCGAACGCCTGGGCCACCTGATCGTAGAGGCCGGCGCCGCGCAGCTCCGCGATGAAAATCGCGTCGGCCTGCCGGAGGATTTCCAGCCTCTCCCGCGTCACGGCCCCGAGGAGCCGCACCGCCAGCCCCGGCCCCGGAAAGGGATGGCGGCCGAGAAGCTCGGCCGGAATCCCGAGGGTCGCGCCCAGGCGGCGGACCTCGTCCTTGAACAGCTCCCGCAGCGGCTCCACCAGCTTCAGCCGCATCTTCTCCGGCAGTCCCCCCACGTTGTGATGCGTCTTGATGACCGCCGAAGGTCCCGCGAACGAGGTCGATTCGATGACGTCGGGGTAGAGTGTCCCCTGAGCCAGAAAGTCCACTTTCCCCAGCTTGGCGGCCTCCCGCTCGAAGACCGCCACGAAGACCCGGCCGATCACCCGTCGCTTCTCCTCCGGGTCTTCGATCCCGGAGAGGCCCGCCAGGAACTCCGAGGAAGCGTCCACCCGGGCGAGCGGAATCGCCAGCTGGTCGCGCAGGGCCCGCTCGACGTCATCCCCCTCTCCCTGGCGCAGGAGTCCGGTGTCGACGAAGATCGGATGGAGCCGGTCGCCGATGGCGCGATGGAGCAGCGCCGCCGCGACGGTGGAATCGACGCCTCCCGAGATCCCCAGGACCACGCGGCCCGCTCCCACCCGCCGCCGGATCCCTTCCACGATCTCCTCCGACACCGAGGCGATGTTCCAGTCGCCCCGGCAGCCGCAGATCCCGTAGAGAAAGTTGCGCAGGATCTCCCGCCCCTGAAGCGTGTGGGCCACCTCGGGATGGAACTGAATGGCGTAAAGGGCGCGGCGCGAGTCGGCCATGGCGGCGCAGGGAGTGGCGTCGGTCCGCGCGGTGATGACGAACCCCGGCGGCGGCTCTTCGATCGAGTCGCCGTGGCTCATCCAGACCTGCTGCTCGGAGGCGAGTCCCGCGAACAGCGGAACGTCTTGCGTCACCTGGAGGCGCGCGCGGCCGAACTCCCTTCCCGCGGAGGGCTTCACTCGTCCCCCGAGGGTCTTTCCCATGAGCTGCATGCCGTAGCAGATCCCGAGGATCGGCACTTCGAGCGAGACGAGACGGGAATCGAGATCGGGTGCGCCCTCGCGATAGACGGAGTCGGGCCCCCCCGAGAGGATCAGCCCGCGGGGGGGGGGCGTGGCGATCGCCTCGAACGGCGCGGTGCACGGCAGGAGCTCGCAATAGACCGAGAGGTCGCGGACCCTCCGGGCGATCAGCTGGGAGGTTTGCGAGCCGTAATCCAGGACGACGACTCTCTCGTGCCGGACGCCGTCGTCGCTCATGCCCTCGCCCCCGCGCGCGGGGCGCGTCGGTTCACCAGAGAAGAGAGGTCGATCACCAGTCTTTCCAGGATCACCGGTCCCTTCCCTCCGCCACCCTTCAGCGCCCGGTCCGCCTCCAAGATCCTTCTCAACGAGGGGGCTCCCGCCTCCTCGGGGAACCGATCGATCAGCCGCTGCGTCTTCTCCAGGAGCGCGGGGTACGGCGGAATCCCGAGCGCCGCCGCCAGATCGCGGCCGCGGCGTCCCTGTTTGACGAGCGATTTTCCGGTCACCAGGATGCGGATCTGCCGGGCGATGAGAAACAGCAGCCGGACCGGCTCCTCCCCTTCCGCCAGGATCCCTCGGAGCAGACGAATCGCCTCGATCCCCTCCCCCGCTCCGACGCGCTCCGCCATCTCGAAGATCGATCCCGCCACCGCCGTCCCGAGGGTCTCGCCGAGCGCTTCCGCCGTGATCCGGCGCGCCGGCGCCAGGAAGTCCAGGACCTTCGACAGCTCCTGATCCATCCCGAAGAGATCCGATCCGCGATGGACTTCGAGCAGCGCCACCGCCTCGGGGTCGATCTCGGCCGCGCGCGCCCGGACCCGATCCCGGATCCACTTGGCGATCGAGGGACCCTTGAGCGCCGGGAACTCCACGACGCAAGCGCGCTCCTGCAAGGCGCGGAACACGGCCTTCCGGAAATCGGGCTTCCCCGATCCGGTCGCGAAGACGAGACAGGTGGTCGGCGCGGGATCTTTCAAGTATTCCTTGAGGACATCGGCCTCCGATTCCCGCATGCTCTCGGCGCTCTTGACCAGGACCAGCCGGCGCTCCGACAGCATCGGGAGCGTCCGCGCCGCATCGAGAATCTCCGCGAGCGTCGCCGCGCCCCCTTCCAGGACGGTCAGGCTCCAGAGCGTGCCTTCGGTTTCCGCCTCGCCCAGGACCGACCTCCGGATGGCCGCCGCGGCCTCCTCCTTCAGAAAGGCCTCCTCTCCGACCAGGAAGTACACGGGAGAGATCTTGCCCGCGGAGAGATCCCGCCGCAGGCTCGACCCATCGCGCGCCGCTTGGCGGGCCATTCAAAAACCTTCCAGAATCGAGGTCACGACCGATTCCGCGAAATCGATGCTGACTTGATCCAAGGCGACGGTCTCCTCGGTGATGGCGCCTTCCGCCTGCGCCGAGACGTCGTACTGCCGGCGGAAGACGAAGTGATCGTCCTGCCACAGCGTCTGGTCGTCGGCCGTGCCGACGAGGACCGCCTTGGCGTTGATGATGATCTCGTAGCGCGTGGCGCGGCCTTGGGCGTTGATGGCCACCGGCGTCTGCACGAACGTCGTGATCTCGCCCCGTAGGACGGCGTCGACCCCTTCCTCGCTGGCGACGATCTGATACCGGCCGCGCGTCAGGAACTGGCTGATCACGTGCCCGGTGATGCGCTGCTCCAGCTCGGGACGATCGGTCTTGTTGATGAAAGTCGGGACGCCGATTCGCGTGATTCCCGGAGGCAGGTTGCTCGAGTGTCCGGTGAGGTGGTACCCGCAGCCGATCCAGGCCCCCGCCGCCAGAACGAGCAGGAGCTGTCCCGGCCTCCTCACCCGCGCACCACGAGGTTGAGGAGACGATCCGGAACGAAGATCGTCTTGGCCAGCGTCTTTCCTTGGAGATGGGCTTCCAGCCGCGCGTCGCCGCGGGCCCGCTCGAGGACCTCCCCTTCGGAGGCCCCGCGCCCGACCGTCACCTTCCCCCGGAGCTTGCCGTTGATCTGGACCACCACCTCCACCTGCGGCGCCGCGGCGAGCGCCGGATCGGCCTCGGGCCAGGCGAGGCTCAGCAGGCGGCCCTTGCCGTCCAGCCGCTCCCAGACCTCCTCGGAGAAGTGGGGCGCGAACGGCGAGAGCAGGCGGACGATGGCGGTCAGCGCCTCGCGGGCGCAGGCTCGCTCCGCCTCGCTGGTGACGCCGGCTTGGACGAAGAGGCTGGTCTCGTTCACCAGCTCCATGATGGCGGCGATCGCGGTGTTGAAGTGGAGCCGCCGGTCGAGATCCTCGGTGACCCGAAGGATCGTCTGATGCGTCTTGCGCCGGAGCGCCGTCTGGCGCTCGGAGCCGGCGGCCGGCGGGGCGGGCGCCGGGGAGGGGGCGAAAGCGGACGCGGCGAGCCGCCAGACGCGCTCCAGGAAACGGTGGCACCCTTCCACTCCTTGATCGTTCCACTCCAGATCCCGCTCCGGCGGCGAGGCGAAGAGGATGAAGAGACGGCAGGTGTCCGCTCCGTAGCGCTCCACCATGGAGTCGGGCTCGACGACGTTCCCTTTCGATTTCGACATGGCCGAGCCGCCTTTGAGGACCATGCCCTGGTTCAGCAGCCGCACGACCGGCTCGTCGAGATCCACGAGTCCCATGTCCCGCATCACTTTCGTGAAGAAGCGGCAATAGATCAGATGCAGGATGGCGTGGGTGATGCCGCCGGTGTACTGGTCGATGGGAAACCAGGCGCGTGCGGCCGCCGCGTCGAAAGGAGCGCGCTCGTTTTGGGGATCGGTGTAGCGGTAGAAATACCACGACGAATCGACGAACGTGTCCATCGTGTCGGTCTCGCGCCGCGCCGGGTTGCCGCAACGCGGGCAGTCCGCCTTCGTGAAGGAGGCGGAGCGCGCCAGCGGCGAGCCCCCTTCGCCGGTGAACTCCACGTCGTCCGGAAGAATGACGGGCAGGTCCTTCTCGGGAACGGGGACGGCCCCGCACCGCGCGCAATGGATGACCGGGATGGGAGTGCCCCAGTAGCGCTGCCGGGAGATTCCCCAATCGCGGATCCGGTAATGCACGGTGCGCCGCGCGAAGCCCTTCTCCTCGCCGGATAGCAGCATCGCCTCGAAGGCCGAGCCGCTCGTCATCCCCGTATAGGGCCCGGAATCGATCAAGATCCCGGGCTCGACGAACGGTCCGTCCGCGGCGGGCGGCGCGGAGGCGTCTTCCGGACGGACGACCGGGCGGATCGGCAGGCCGTATTTCAGCGCGAACTCATGGTCCCGCGCGTCGTTCCCGGGCACCGCCATGATGGCACCCGTGCCGTACTCCATCAGGACGAAGTTCCCCACCCAGATCGGGATCCGCTCTCCCGTGTAGGGGTTCAGGGCGTGCCGTCCGGTGAACACGCCTTCCTTCTCCTCCGTCTCGAAGTCGAGGGTCGAGACGTTGCGCTCCGTCATGCGCCGCACGAACTCCGTGACCCGCGCCGCTTCGGGGGACCCGGCGGTCAGAGCCGCCACGGCGGGATGCTCGGGCGCCAGCACGCAGAACGTGGCGCCGTAGATCGTGTCGAGGCGCGTGGTGAAGATCTCCAGCGGCTCGGCCGCCGATCTCTCGACGGAAAAGCGGACGAGGGCCCCCTCGCTGCGGCCGATCCAGTTCTTCTGCATCTGGCGGACCCGATCGGACCAGCCGGTGAGCTTGGGCAGGAAGGCATCGAGCTCCTCGGCGTAGTCCGTGATGCGGAAGAACCATTGCTCCAGCGCCTTGCGGACGACCGGCGACTCGCAGCGCCAGCAGACCCCGCCCTCGACCTGCTCGTTGGCGAGAACGGTCTGGCAGGTGTTGCACCAGTTGACCCAGCGGTTGGCGCGGTAGGCCAGGCCGCGCTCGAGCAGCTTGAGGAAGAACCACTGATTCCACCGGTAGTACTCGGGGCGGTGGGCGGCGATTTCCCTCCGCCAATCGTAGGAATATCCCATTCGCCGCAGCTGCTGGCGCATCTGGGAGATGTTGTCTTCCGTCCAGATTCGCGGGTGGATCTTCCGCTTGATGGCAGCATTTTCGGCCGGCAGCCCGAAAGAGTCCCACCCCATCGGATGGAGCACCTTGAAGCCCCTCGCCGTCTTGAACCGGGCCAAGGCGTCGCCGATGGTGTAATTGCGGACGTGCCCCATATGCAGGCGGCCGGAGGGGTAGGGGAGCATTTCGAGGCAGTAGAAGTCGGGGCGGGAGGGATCGGGACGGTTGTCGACCTCGAATGCCTTCTCGTCCTCCCAGATCTTCTGCCACTTGGCTTCGATCGCTCGAAAGTCGTACTCGCTCAAGACGCCCCTCGCCGGATCGGCGCAAGTCCTTGAAATAGCAGCGAAACTTAGCATTCCCATCGAGCGACTGTCAAGAATTGGAGCGGGCGGGAGTCAGGAAGGGCGGCGGCCTTCAGCCCAGCAGACGGCGAACCAGATCGACGCGTCGGGGCGCTTCGACCAGGCGCGCAGCGCCTGCAGCGCCGACTCGACCGCCTCGGCGGCGAGCAGGTCGTGCGCCAGGATCGCCTCGCTCGACCCGGCGATCACCCGCAGCAAGTTTTCGGCGAATCCCGCGAAGCTCCGGTTTCCGGCGCAGCTGCCGAAGAAGATCCAGGTGTTCCGGGCGGGAAGCGCGCCCGCCCCGTGCAGCAGGGAGACGAGCCGGCGGCCGACGTAGGGATCGTTTCCAACGCGGTCGAAGCTGCGCTGGTAGGCGGCCCAAAGCGCGCTGAATCCCGGAACGGGCGGCCAGAGCCGCAGGACATCGTGATCGTCGTCTTCCAGGACGATCCGGCCCCCCGGCCGCACCGCCCTCACGAGCGCGCGCACGGCTCGCGGCGGGTCGCGCAGGTGCTCGAGCAGGAAGCGGGCGTGGGCGACGTCGAAGGTGCCCCATTCCTGGTCGCGCAAAGGGGGCGCCAGGGCGTCGCCGAGGCGGAACTCGACGCGCTGCGGATCGCCTTCCCGCTTGGCGAGGCGCAGGGCCTGCGCG encodes:
- a CDS encoding methyltransferase domain-containing protein gives rise to the protein MKEGRRPKAPIPRSHYLHGTSAAEQRRLALLNDLLNEGSLRELALRGGEKILEMGSGLGQFARAMASRAGRRGRVIGIERSRDQLAQALRLAKREGDPQRVEFRLGDALAPPLRDQEWGTFDVAHARFLLEHLRDPPRAVRALVRAVRPGGRIVLEDDDHDVLRLWPPVPGFSALWAAYQRSFDRVGNDPYVGRRLVSLLHGAGALPARNTWIFFGSCAGNRSFAGFAENLLRVIAGSSEAILAHDLLAAEAVESALQALRAWSKRPDASIWFAVCWAEGRRPS
- the guaA gene encoding glutamine-hydrolyzing GMP synthase codes for the protein MSDDGVRHERVVVLDYGSQTSQLIARRVRDLSVYCELLPCTAPFEAIATPPPRGLILSGGPDSVYREGAPDLDSRLVSLEVPILGICYGMQLMGKTLGGRVKPSAGREFGRARLQVTQDVPLFAGLASEQQVWMSHGDSIEEPPPGFVITARTDATPCAAMADSRRALYAIQFHPEVAHTLQGREILRNFLYGICGCRGDWNIASVSEEIVEGIRRRVGAGRVVLGISGGVDSTVAAALLHRAIGDRLHPIFVDTGLLRQGEGDDVERALRDQLAIPLARVDASSEFLAGLSGIEDPEEKRRVIGRVFVAVFEREAAKLGKVDFLAQGTLYPDVIESTSFAGPSAVIKTHHNVGGLPEKMRLKLVEPLRELFKDEVRRLGATLGIPAELLGRHPFPGPGLAVRLLGAVTRERLEILRQADAIFIAELRGAGLYDQVAQAFAVLLPVKSVGVMGDYRTYENVCALRAVTTDDFMTADWARLPHDFLAAVSTRIVNEVRGINRVVYDVSSKPPSTIEWE
- the holA gene encoding DNA polymerase III subunit delta, with product MARQAARDGSSLRRDLSAGKISPVYFLVGEEAFLKEEAAAAIRRSVLGEAETEGTLWSLTVLEGGAATLAEILDAARTLPMLSERRLVLVKSAESMRESEADVLKEYLKDPAPTTCLVFATGSGKPDFRKAVFRALQERACVVEFPALKGPSIAKWIRDRVRARAAEIDPEAVALLEVHRGSDLFGMDQELSKVLDFLAPARRITAEALGETLGTAVAGSIFEMAERVGAGEGIEAIRLLRGILAEGEEPVRLLFLIARQIRILVTGKSLVKQGRRGRDLAAALGIPPYPALLEKTQRLIDRFPEEAGAPSLRRILEADRALKGGGGKGPVILERLVIDLSSLVNRRAPRAGARA
- the leuS gene encoding leucine--tRNA ligase → MLSFAAISRTCADPARGVLSEYDFRAIEAKWQKIWEDEKAFEVDNRPDPSRPDFYCLEMLPYPSGRLHMGHVRNYTIGDALARFKTARGFKVLHPMGWDSFGLPAENAAIKRKIHPRIWTEDNISQMRQQLRRMGYSYDWRREIAAHRPEYYRWNQWFFLKLLERGLAYRANRWVNWCNTCQTVLANEQVEGGVCWRCESPVVRKALEQWFFRITDYAEELDAFLPKLTGWSDRVRQMQKNWIGRSEGALVRFSVERSAAEPLEIFTTRLDTIYGATFCVLAPEHPAVAALTAGSPEAARVTEFVRRMTERNVSTLDFETEEKEGVFTGRHALNPYTGERIPIWVGNFVLMEYGTGAIMAVPGNDARDHEFALKYGLPIRPVVRPEDASAPPAADGPFVEPGILIDSGPYTGMTSGSAFEAMLLSGEEKGFARRTVHYRIRDWGISRQRYWGTPIPVIHCARCGAVPVPEKDLPVILPDDVEFTGEGGSPLARSASFTKADCPRCGNPARRETDTMDTFVDSSWYFYRYTDPQNERAPFDAAAARAWFPIDQYTGGITHAILHLIYCRFFTKVMRDMGLVDLDEPVVRLLNQGMVLKGGSAMSKSKGNVVEPDSMVERYGADTCRLFILFASPPERDLEWNDQGVEGCHRFLERVWRLAASAFAPSPAPAPPAAGSERQTALRRKTHQTILRVTEDLDRRLHFNTAIAAIMELVNETSLFVQAGVTSEAERACAREALTAIVRLLSPFAPHFSEEVWERLDGKGRLLSLAWPEADPALAAAPQVEVVVQINGKLRGKVTVGRGASEGEVLERARGDARLEAHLQGKTLAKTIFVPDRLLNLVVRG
- the lptE gene encoding LPS assembly lipoprotein LptE; translation: MRRPGQLLLVLAAGAWIGCGYHLTGHSSNLPPGITRIGVPTFINKTDRPELEQRITGHVISQFLTRGRYQIVASEEGVDAVLRGEITTFVQTPVAINAQGRATRYEIIINAKAVLVGTADDQTLWQDDHFVFRRQYDVSAQAEGAITEETVALDQVSIDFAESVVTSILEGF